A region from the Scylla paramamosain isolate STU-SP2022 unplaced genomic scaffold, ASM3559412v1 Contig2, whole genome shotgun sequence genome encodes:
- the LOC135096064 gene encoding E3 ubiquitin-protein ligase MARCHF11-like isoform X1, with protein sequence MLRMPPYWAPTPPPTHPPPLLGPPPPPPAPHDPPLPPWPPDHSWGGLGVGEGLGGCLRRPPRPLLRAFVHKQAWTAAVTVTMGPPDPPPPTPPPPPPPPPPAGPLPLSPSQPGGSGPSSPGTSEVKAGEVTPSKVTFNFHEDDDDDDNDDDRCSAMGSLMVVGRGMNAIETASLSGSEPGDEFKEQILHLSAGFPRVPSYSKTGMLSASSSTASMPMCRICHHPQGEGLDTLISPCRCAGTMQFIHQGCLNKWLEVKRCKKAPVCELCNYQFHRHKKFRLHHWQLPSCSRADKVLHCIFLVCLLVMATCATITIVCFKQVTSTTIATSTTITSSSSSPLLPPPSPPPPPPLPPSLPPSLIDRVPPKKDDAELTRSEVVTLTCGVLFFVAFFVAMYVEVKARNTLYRLFTRFLYLNQTWHIAEYDRRRDSQVAGGGGGGGGGGGGGGGGGSSGGSSGGGGHAPV encoded by the exons ATGCTGAGGATGCCCCCCTACTGGGCAcccactccccctcccacacatcCCCCGCCCCTCCTTggccctccaccccctccccccgcgcCCCATGACCCCCCGCTGCCGCCTTGGCCCCCGGATCACTCCTGGGGGGGCCTTGGTGTCGGGGAGGGGCTGGGGGGGTGTCTCAGGCGCCCCCCCAGGCCCCTCCTAAGGGCGTTCGTTCACAAGCAAGCATGGACAGCGGCTGTGACTGTGACGATGGGCCCCCCCGAcccccctccacccacaccaccaccaccaccaccacccccaccccccgccGGGCCTCTCCCCCTGTCCCCGTCACAGCCCGGGGGTTCTGGTCCCTCCAGCCCGGGGACCAGTGAGGTGAAGGCTGGGGAGGTGACGCCATCGAAAGTTACATTCAACTTCCacgaggatgatgatgatgatgataatgatgatgacag GTGCAGTGCCATGGGGAGCCTCATGGTGGTCGGCAGAGGCATGAACGCCATTGAAACTGCCTCCCTTAGCGGTTCGGAGCCGGGGGATGAGTTTAAAGAACAGATCTTACACCTGTCTGCCGGATTCCCGAGGGTGCCATCCTATTCCaagacag GAATGTTGTCAGCATCATCTTCCACCGCTTCAATGCCGATGTGCAGAATTTGTCATCACCCACAAGGAGAAGGTTTAGACACACTGATCTCTCCCTGCCGATGTGCTGGGACGATGCAGTTTATTCACCAAGGATGCCTCAAT AAATGGCTGGAGGTCAAGAGATGCAAGAAGGCTCCTGTGTGTGAACTTTGCAATTATCAGTTTCACAGACACAAGAAGTTTAGG cTCCACCACTGGCAACTCCCATCATGCTCCAGGGCAGACAAGGTCCTGCACTGCATCTTCCTGGTGTGCCTCCTGGTGATGGCAACGTGTGCAACAATAACCATCGTCTGTTTCAAGCAGGTGACTtcaaccaccatcgccacctcaaccaccatcacctcctcttcctcctctcctctgctaccaccaccatcaccacctccaccaccaccactgcctcctagTCTGCCTCCTAGtttaatt GACCGAGTGCCCCCGAAGAAGGACGACGCCGAGCTCACCAGGTCAGAGGTCGTCACCTTGACCTGTGGCGTCCTGTTCTTCGTGGCGTTCTTTGTGGCAATGTACGTTGAGGTCAAGGCCAGGAACACCCTATACCGCCTGTTCACCCGTTTTCTATACCTCAATCAAACGTGGCACATCGCAGAATATGACAGAAGGAGGGATTCACAGgtagcaggtggtggtggtggtggtggtggtggtggtggtggtggtggtggtggtggtagtagtggtggtagtagtggtggtggtggtcatgctCCTGTTTAg
- the LOC135096064 gene encoding E3 ubiquitin-protein ligase MARCHF9-like isoform X2, whose product MLRMPPYWAPTPPPTHPPPLLGPPPPPPAPHDPPLPPWPPDHSWGGLGVGEGLGGCLRRPPRPLLRAFVHKQAWTAAVTVTMGPPDPPPPTPPPPPPPPPPAGPLPLSPSQPGGSGPSSPGTSEVKAGEVTPSKVTFNFHEDDDDDDNDDDRCSAMGSLMVVGRGMNAIETASLSGSEPGDEFKEQILHLSAGFPRVPSYSKTGMLSASSSTASMPMCRICHHPQGEGLDTLISPCRCAGTMQFIHQGCLNKWLEVKRCKKAPVCELCNYQFHRHKKFRLHHWQLPSCSRADKVLHCIFLVCLLVMATCATITIVCFKQDRVPPKKDDAELTRSEVVTLTCGVLFFVAFFVAMYVEVKARNTLYRLFTRFLYLNQTWHIAEYDRRRDSQVAGGGGGGGGGGGGGGGGGSSGGSSGGGGHAPV is encoded by the exons ATGCTGAGGATGCCCCCCTACTGGGCAcccactccccctcccacacatcCCCCGCCCCTCCTTggccctccaccccctccccccgcgcCCCATGACCCCCCGCTGCCGCCTTGGCCCCCGGATCACTCCTGGGGGGGCCTTGGTGTCGGGGAGGGGCTGGGGGGGTGTCTCAGGCGCCCCCCCAGGCCCCTCCTAAGGGCGTTCGTTCACAAGCAAGCATGGACAGCGGCTGTGACTGTGACGATGGGCCCCCCCGAcccccctccacccacaccaccaccaccaccaccacccccaccccccgccGGGCCTCTCCCCCTGTCCCCGTCACAGCCCGGGGGTTCTGGTCCCTCCAGCCCGGGGACCAGTGAGGTGAAGGCTGGGGAGGTGACGCCATCGAAAGTTACATTCAACTTCCacgaggatgatgatgatgatgataatgatgatgacag GTGCAGTGCCATGGGGAGCCTCATGGTGGTCGGCAGAGGCATGAACGCCATTGAAACTGCCTCCCTTAGCGGTTCGGAGCCGGGGGATGAGTTTAAAGAACAGATCTTACACCTGTCTGCCGGATTCCCGAGGGTGCCATCCTATTCCaagacag GAATGTTGTCAGCATCATCTTCCACCGCTTCAATGCCGATGTGCAGAATTTGTCATCACCCACAAGGAGAAGGTTTAGACACACTGATCTCTCCCTGCCGATGTGCTGGGACGATGCAGTTTATTCACCAAGGATGCCTCAAT AAATGGCTGGAGGTCAAGAGATGCAAGAAGGCTCCTGTGTGTGAACTTTGCAATTATCAGTTTCACAGACACAAGAAGTTTAGG cTCCACCACTGGCAACTCCCATCATGCTCCAGGGCAGACAAGGTCCTGCACTGCATCTTCCTGGTGTGCCTCCTGGTGATGGCAACGTGTGCAACAATAACCATCGTCTGTTTCAAGCAG GACCGAGTGCCCCCGAAGAAGGACGACGCCGAGCTCACCAGGTCAGAGGTCGTCACCTTGACCTGTGGCGTCCTGTTCTTCGTGGCGTTCTTTGTGGCAATGTACGTTGAGGTCAAGGCCAGGAACACCCTATACCGCCTGTTCACCCGTTTTCTATACCTCAATCAAACGTGGCACATCGCAGAATATGACAGAAGGAGGGATTCACAGgtagcaggtggtggtggtggtggtggtggtggtggtggtggtggtggtggtggtggtagtagtggtggtagtagtggtggtggtggtcatgctCCTGTTTAg
- the LOC135096067 gene encoding LOW QUALITY PROTEIN: clustered mitochondria protein homolog (The sequence of the model RefSeq protein was modified relative to this genomic sequence to represent the inferred CDS: deleted 1 base in 1 codon): MAQGKEIENGPQKETEKEKEGREKRTLMASSLKDGVTNGVLEEEEKAERETQEKMKDGGRGGGGEEEEEEEDKKKKKKEEEEESLGLQEYGFTVKIKPPTGDIFEIQVSSMELVYEIHQLLMDREDTCQRTCFSLHLDGNILDNFAELKSIEGLTEGSVIRVQEEPYTVREARIHVRHVRDLLKSLEPIDAYNGIDCASLSFLHVVTQGDILGESYKKKGAVESVDCTPPKYILPNSKERPLLPLQPFAKEHKSPQCLKVLTISGWNPPPGPRKLHGDLLYLSVVTLEGRHHHITASTWGFYLNQTTEGEFNPKPANPCYLCHSLIDLLNTLSPGFKRNFANLQKKRSARHPFERVATPYQVYTWAAPPPDHGIDALRAEDAYSSKLGYEEHIPGQTRDWNEELQTTRELPRRTLAERLVRERAMFKVHSDFVAAATRGAMAVIDGNVMAINPGEDPKMQMYIWNNIFFSLGFDVRDHYKEVGGDAAAHVAPRNDLQGVRVYGVVDQEGLYTLGTAVVDYRGYRVTAQSIIPGILEREQEQSVVYGSIDFGKTVVSHDKYLELLRSAGQTLKVLPHSVLNDKGQEVELCSSVECKGIIGNDGRHYILDLLRTFPPDINFLPGVEGAVVGDAARTLGFPMAHCHKLATLRQELVDAFVDNRYMTFLKMAALHLQRLRAQKEEEVGKKKKEEEEEEVEASKEEGKEEKKENKEKEDKEKEEKEEEEKEKDEAEKEDEKIEDKEEEERVEKEDGEKESKEFEAEAAKKMVESARESLAADTGEENTRNVIRSAAAAVGSLKETDFDIRFNLDAFSPGVRHPPGAEGRLAKERRLICDAADFLVEQQIPGLLADLSDHNAAPMDGAALCHAMHARGINIRYLGVVAERLGAADSLGHLHSLAVGEVVTRCARHVLRGLLQAVEAMSLACAVAHFLNCYLSSCVSPHAAARNEELLSKRRRRRPPFSGGGSQWASMTPRSLWAQLRAEAQEYYGFELQGEGVDAVVQRYGLQKVTLLRALCLKCGVQVLLRDYSLDGRQTEAFTEADVINLQPVVKHCNPRATEALGLYSAGQAKTQQGFLKDGYGLISEALALLNSVYGAVHPETAQCLRTLARLNYIMGDHLEALALQQKAVLMSERVNGIDHPQTVAEYVHLALYCFAAQQVSTALRLLYRARYLLLLLGAEGHPEMALVDSNIGLILHAVGQYGLSLQFLEAALHLNLRFHGSRSLKAAVTHHLVARTQSCLGDFRAALRHEKETFAIYRTLLGPDHDKTREADECLRHLTQQAVVMAKKISEAFGGGGGRSAAVAAASLGLPPVQIQPPSLSSVLDLLNVINGIMYVQITAEEIERLRAEIEKGQAQAAHLDAAADHHHHHQQQQQQQQHDSSLALAEEGAKSEEEGTASR, from the exons gggTGACCAATGgtgtgttggaggaggaagaaaaagcagaaagagaaacgcaggagaagatgaaagatggaggaagaggaggaggaggagaagaagaagaagaggaggaggacaagaagaagaagaagaaggaggaggaggaagagagcttAGGCCTACAGGAATATGGATTTACTGTCAAGATTAAGCCTCCTACTGGTGATATATTTGaaattcag GTGAGCAGTATGGAGTTGGTTTACGAGATTCACCAACTGCTAATGGACCGAGAGGACACCTGTCAGCGTACCTGCTTCTCGTTACACCTGGACGGAAATATTTTGGATAACTTTGCCGAACTGAAGAGCATTGAAGGGTTAACG GAGGGCTCAGTGATCCGCGTACAGGAGGAACCTTACACTGTGCGGGAGGCCAGAATTCACGTACGTCATGTTCGCGACCTTCTGAAGTCCCTGGAGCCCATTGACGCATACAACGGGATCGACTGTGCTTCTCTGTCCTTCTTGCATGTGGTGACGCAAGGGGACATCCTGGGGGAGtcct ataagaagaaaggagcTGTGGAAAGTGTGGACTGCACTCCCCCAAAGTACATCCTGCCCAACAGCAAGGAGCGCCCCCTGCTGCCCCTCCAGCCCTTCGCCAAGGAACACAAGTCCCCGCAGTGCCTCAAG GTGTTGACCATCAGTGGCTGGAACCCGCCCCCTGGCCCCCGGAAGCTGCACGGTGACCTGCTGTACTTATCAGTGGTGACCTTGGAGGGCCGCCATCACCACATTACTGCCTCCACCTGGGGATTCTACCTcaacca gaCGACAGAGGGGGAGTTTAACCCGAAGCCAGCCAACCCCTGCTACTTGTGCCACTCCCTCATTGATCTCCTGAACACTCTCTCGCCAGGATTCAAACGTAATTTCGCCAACctgcagaagaagaggagcgcCCGTCACCCTTTTGAACGGGTCGCCACCCCCTACCag GTGTACACATGGGCAGCACCCCCCCCGGACCATGGCATAGACGCGCTGAGGGCCGAGGACGCATACAGCAGCAAATTAGGTTACGAGGAACACATCCCCGGCCAGACACGGGATTGGAACGAAGAGCTTCAGACAACGAGGGAGCTGCCGAGACGCACCCTGGCAGAGAGATTGGTCAGGGAGAGGGCCATGTTTAAG GTACACTCGGATTTCGTGGCGGCAGCAACACGCGGAGCCATGGCTGTTATTGACGGCAACGTGATGGCGATCAACCCTGGCGAGGACCCGAAAATGCAGATGTACATTTGgaacaatattttcttctccttgggGTTCGACGTTCGTGACCACTACAAGGAAGTCGGTGGAGACGCAGCAGCGCACGTGGCCCCTCGTAACGACCTCCAGGGGGTGCGCGTGTACGGCGTTGTGGACCAGGAGGGGCTGTACACCCTAGGGACAGCCGTGGTCGACTACCGTGGCTATCGTGTGACGGCACAGTCGATAATCCCAGGTATATTGGAACGCGAGCAAGAGCAGTCTGTCGTTTACGGGTCAATTGACTTCGGAAAGACTGTCGTGTCGCATGACAAGTACCTGGAGCTGCTGCGGTCCGCCGGGCAGACCCTAAAGGTGCTGCCCCATTCGGTGCTCAACGACAAAGGGCAGGAAGTGGAGCTGTGTTCGTCCGTGGAATGCAAAGGAATTATTGGTAACGATGGACGACACTACATCCTTGACCTCCTTCGTACGTTCCCCCCTGACATCAATTTCCTGCCAGGGGTGGAGGGGGCGGTGGTAGGGGATGCTGCCAGGACCCTAGGCTTCCCCATGGCTCACTGTCACAAGCTGGCAACCCTCAGGCAAGAGCTGGTGGATGCTTTTGTGGATAACCGGTACATGACCTTTTTGAAGATGGCAGCACTTCACCTCCAGCGGCTCAGGgcccagaaggaggaggaggtggggaagaagaagaaggaggaggaggaggaggaggtggaggcaagcaaggaggagggcaaggaagagaagaaggagaacaaggagaaggaggataaggaaaaggaagagaaggaggaggaggagaaggagaaggatgaagctgagaaggaagatgagaagattgaggataaggaggaggaagagagggtggagaaggaggatggtGAGAAGGAGAGCAAGGAGTTTGAGGCAGAGGCAGCCAAGAAGATGGTGGAGTCAGCAAGGGAGAGCCTGGCAGCCGACACAGGGGAGGAGAACACCAGGAACGTGATCCGCTCTGCAGCGGCGGCCGTGGGGTCCCTCAAGGAAACCGACTTTGACATCCGCTTCAACCTGGACGCCTTCTCCCCCGGCGTGCGGCACCCACCGGGGGCCGAGGGGCGGCTGGCCAAGGAGAGGCGGCTCATCTGCGACGCGGCAGACTTCCTGGTGGAACAGCAGATCCCCGGCCTGCTGGCGGACCTGTCGGACCACAACGCCGCGCCCATGGATGGGGCGGCGCTGTGCCACGCCATGCACGCCCGCGGCATCAACATCCGGTACCTGGGGGTGGTGGCGGAGCGGCTGGGCGCGGCGGACAGCCTGGGGCACCTGCACAGCCTGGCGGTGGGGGAGGTGGTGACGCGGTGTGCTCGCCACGTGCTGCGGGGGCTGCTGCAGGCGGTGGAGGCCATGAGCCTGGCCTGCGCCGTGGCACACTTCCTCAACTGTTACCTGTCGTCCTGCGTCAGCCCCCACGCCGCCGCCCGCAACGAGGAGCTGCTGTccaagcggcggcggcggcggcctcCCTTCAGCGGCGGGGGGTCGCAGTGGGCCTCCATGACGCCACGGTCACTGTGGGCACAGCTGCGGGCCGAGGCGCAGGAGTACTACGGCTTTGAGCTGCAGGGGGAGGGCGTGGACGCCGTGGTGCAACGCTACGGCCTGCAGAAGGTGACCCTGCTGCGGGCGCTGTGCCTCAAGTGCGGCGTGCAGGTGCTGCTGCGGGACTACAGCCTGGACGGCCGGCAGACGGAGGCCTTCACAGAGGCAGACGTCATCAACCTGCAGCCGGTGGTGAAGCACTGCAACCCTCGGGCCACGGAA GCCCTGGGCCTGTACAGCGCCGGCCAGGCCAAGACCCAGCAGGGCTTCCTGAAGGACGGCTACGGCCTGATCAGCGAGGCACTGGCCCTGCTGAACAGCGTGTACGGCGCCGTGCACCCCGAGACGGCCCAGTGCCTCAGGACGCTGGCCCGCCTCAACTACATCATGGGCGACCACCTGGAGGCGCTGGCCCTGCAGCAGAAGGCCGTGCTCATGAGCGAGCGCGTCAACGGCATCGACCACCCCCAGACCGTGGCGGAGTACGTGCACCTGGCGCTGTACTGCTTCGCCGCGCAGCAGGTGAGCACCGCGCTGCGCCTGCTGTACCGCGCCCgctacctgctgctgctgctgggcgCCGAGGGCCACCCTGAGATGGCCCTGGTGGACAGCAACATCGGCCTCATCCTGCACGCCGTGGGCCAGTACGGCCTGTCTCTGCAGTTCCTGGAGGCCGCGCTTCACCTCAACCTGCGCTTCCACGGCAGCCGCAGCCTGAAGGCCGCGGTGACCCACCACCTGGTGGCGCGCACCCAGAGTTGCCTCGGGGACTTCCGCGCCGCGCTGCGCCACGAGAAGGAGACCTTCGCCATCTACCGCACCCTCCTGGGGCCGGACCACGACAAGACCAGGGAGGCCGACGAGTGCCTGCGCCACCTCACCCAGCAGGCCGTTGTCATGGCCAAGAAGATCAGCGAGGCTttcggcggcggcggtggacgGTCGGCAGCAGTGGCGGCGGCCTCGCTGGGGCTGCCGCCGGTGCAGATCCAGCCGCCGTCGCTGAGCAGCGTGCTGGACCTGCTCAACGTGATCAACGGCATCATGTACGTGCAGATCACCGCCGAGGAGATCGAGCGACTCAGGGCGGAGATCGAGAAGGGCCAAGCGCAGGCCGCACACCTCGACGCTGccgctgaccaccaccaccaccaccagcagcagcagcagcagcagcagcacgacaGCTCCCTCGCCCTGGCAGAGGAGGGCGccaagagtgaggaggagggaaccgCCAGCCGGTGA